Proteins encoded by one window of Bacillota bacterium:
- a CDS encoding acetate--CoA ligase family protein: MNLHHLLRPKSVAIVGASEKLGFGRDASQNMLACDLGDNLYFVNPNREQVLGKKCHKSISDIGHDIDMAIICTPLFTVNNILEEAAAHNCKGAVVYASGYSEAGAEGKLAQKKLVEIATENNIAVCGPNCAGFINNVNNIHAFGLPLSAKQEKGNIGLVAQSGQVATLLLSVSHLKFSYVISSGNNAVVGIEDYLEFLIEDEDTEVIALYLEGIKYPDKFAQVLARAAAKGKPIVTLKVGASEKARQTTTAHTGSLAGSDAAFNALFKKFGVVRVCDIEELVNVCVLMSTLKKKPSQKSFAFLNMSGGQAAITADLAQLQGARLAEFSAQTLQKLNNMLPDYATPNNPLDMTATLVFDNDKFRAALRTVMADPEVGMMIIGFNPPEIVTERDRHVDYGLAKCLIDVSNEGSKPIVIMPGISRKRDPELRAFYTANSVPIVDSPMYGLSAIKKYAEFCVYHPDARTLEVVSKKGQSATKVSTETLSEHASKSILKEHGISVPEEYVAKSETEALKAAKTIGYPLVLKIDSPDIPHKTDIGGVKLGIKNDAELKNAFNEIMNNAKRHKPDARVNGVLIQKMLPKGTEIIVGVNRDPQFGPMVLVGLGGVFVEVFKDVALYPAPLNKNETLEMIKSLTAYKLFTGYRGSEPLDVEALAETIVKVGDLAVKRSDIKELDINPLFVYPKGQGVCAADALIVRG, translated from the coding sequence ATGAACCTACACCATTTGTTACGACCCAAGTCAGTGGCGATAGTTGGAGCCAGTGAAAAGTTGGGCTTTGGCCGAGACGCAAGTCAAAATATGTTGGCCTGTGATTTGGGCGATAACTTGTACTTTGTAAACCCCAACCGGGAACAAGTGCTGGGTAAGAAATGCCATAAGAGCATTTCTGATATTGGTCACGACATTGATATGGCCATTATCTGCACGCCGCTGTTTACGGTTAACAATATTCTAGAAGAAGCCGCAGCACACAACTGCAAGGGTGCGGTGGTATATGCCAGTGGCTATAGTGAAGCTGGTGCCGAGGGGAAATTAGCCCAGAAAAAACTGGTGGAGATAGCTACTGAGAATAATATAGCAGTGTGTGGACCTAACTGTGCCGGGTTTATTAATAACGTGAATAACATCCATGCCTTTGGACTGCCGTTGTCGGCTAAACAAGAAAAAGGTAACATTGGTTTGGTGGCACAGAGTGGACAAGTTGCCACTCTTTTGCTCAGTGTCTCGCATCTTAAATTCTCCTATGTTATTTCCAGTGGGAACAACGCCGTTGTTGGCATTGAAGATTATTTAGAATTCCTGATAGAAGACGAAGATACTGAAGTGATAGCACTTTATCTAGAGGGCATAAAATATCCCGACAAATTTGCTCAAGTGTTAGCTAGAGCGGCTGCGAAGGGTAAGCCGATCGTGACCCTAAAAGTTGGAGCATCAGAAAAAGCGCGGCAAACAACAACGGCTCACACTGGCAGCCTGGCCGGATCAGATGCGGCCTTTAATGCTTTGTTTAAGAAGTTTGGCGTAGTGCGGGTGTGCGATATAGAAGAGCTTGTCAATGTTTGTGTGCTAATGAGTACTCTCAAGAAAAAGCCTTCCCAAAAATCGTTTGCTTTTCTCAATATGTCCGGTGGACAAGCTGCCATTACTGCTGACCTGGCTCAATTACAAGGGGCAAGATTGGCAGAGTTCTCGGCCCAAACGCTGCAAAAGCTAAATAATATGTTACCTGACTATGCTACGCCTAATAACCCTCTTGACATGACAGCGACATTGGTTTTTGACAATGACAAGTTTCGGGCGGCTTTGAGGACAGTAATGGCAGACCCAGAAGTAGGTATGATGATAATAGGGTTCAATCCACCTGAAATTGTAACGGAAAGGGACAGACATGTTGACTACGGTTTAGCTAAGTGCCTCATTGATGTTAGTAATGAGGGTAGCAAGCCCATTGTAATAATGCCAGGGATATCAAGAAAACGGGATCCAGAATTAAGGGCATTCTATACAGCTAATTCGGTGCCGATAGTTGACAGTCCTATGTATGGACTTAGTGCTATTAAAAAGTATGCTGAGTTTTGCGTGTACCACCCCGATGCCAGAACACTGGAAGTGGTGAGTAAGAAAGGGCAATCAGCAACAAAAGTAAGCACCGAGACCCTGTCGGAGCATGCAAGCAAGTCTATTCTTAAGGAACATGGGATTTCTGTGCCAGAGGAGTACGTAGCTAAGTCTGAGACAGAGGCCTTAAAGGCGGCAAAGACGATAGGCTATCCCTTGGTGCTGAAGATAGATTCCCCTGACATTCCGCATAAGACTGACATCGGTGGAGTGAAACTGGGCATCAAAAACGATGCCGAGCTTAAGAATGCTTTTAATGAAATCATGAACAATGCAAAGCGTCATAAACCGGATGCCAGAGTGAACGGGGTACTAATTCAAAAAATGTTGCCCAAAGGAACTGAGATCATTGTGGGGGTCAATAGAGATCCTCAGTTCGGACCCATGGTTCTAGTGGGACTGGGCGGTGTATTTGTAGAGGTCTTCAAGGACGTGGCTCTTTATCCAGCCCCGCTGAACAAGAACGAAACCCTGGAAATGATTAAATCCCTCACTGCCTACAAGTTGTTCACTGGTTATCGCGGTTCGGAGCCTCTTGATGTGGAGGCTTTGGCAGAGACGATAGTTAAGGTCGGAGACCTGGCTGTTAAGCGGAGCGATATTAAGGAATTAGATATCAACCCATTGTTTGTTTACCCCAAAGGACAGGGTGTTTGTGCCGCCGATGCCCTAATAGTGAGGGGTTAG
- a CDS encoding 2-oxoacid:ferredoxin oxidoreductase subunit gamma, with product MHEVLIAGFGGQGVLATGVMLANAGLKADLHSTWLPSYGGEMRGGTANCSVIVSEEQVASPYIDNPDVLVVFNGPSLDKFEAQVKPGGYIFINSSLVKREDVRDDVTVIRVPATELATELGNVRVANVVMLGALLSKFPTISEEAALTSLEEYFEPKGEKVINLNRQALKKGIEVGSAQGESK from the coding sequence ATGCATGAAGTGCTGATTGCTGGCTTTGGGGGCCAAGGAGTTCTGGCTACAGGAGTTATGTTGGCCAATGCGGGCTTAAAAGCAGATTTGCATAGTACCTGGCTTCCTTCATACGGCGGAGAGATGAGAGGAGGCACTGCCAACTGTTCAGTAATAGTGTCCGAGGAACAAGTGGCCAGCCCATATATAGATAATCCTGATGTATTGGTCGTGTTTAACGGACCTTCGCTGGATAAATTTGAAGCACAGGTTAAACCGGGAGGATACATTTTTATCAATAGCTCCCTGGTGAAAAGAGAAGATGTGCGCGACGACGTCACTGTTATTAGGGTTCCGGCTACAGAATTGGCTACCGAGCTAGGTAATGTACGCGTTGCCAACGTTGTTATGCTAGGCGCGTTGCTGTCTAAATTTCCAACTATATCTGAGGAAGCAGCATTAACCTCTTTAGAAGAGTACTTCGAACCCAAAGGTGAGAAAGTGATTAATCTTAACCGGCAGGCTTTGAAAAAAGGTATTGAAGTGGGGAGCGCACAGGGGGAGTCTAAATGA